From the genome of Penaeus monodon isolate SGIC_2016 chromosome 11, NSTDA_Pmon_1, whole genome shotgun sequence:
ggagagagggaatgatttagtagagtggaggagaaagaacgGGTGGCAACAAAGAAAGTATGGTAAGTGTTTGCAAGAACAACATTAAAATAGGATGCACTATTAGCGATGGAGACGTTTAGGACGTTTATTggaagagaggaaacaaggaACCATagcggggaagaagaaaagggggaagagcacGCTCAGCCCAAACAAAAATGAATGAGGGACGTCTGAAAGAGACTGAATcacgataaagagagaaagagaaagacagactggGAGTGGTTCTAAGCCGGTGCACCAATAGGAAGAGAGCTCACAAAGCGGACTGGAAcgaggggacggaggaggaagtgggcgacaggggaggaggagaaagaggataacagagagagaatggggtggaggaaataaaaggagaggaagatggaagggaaggggacagaaaatgcggggaaggggagagaaagaaagaagagtgggtgggagggagagcagaaaagaggaaaagagaaaggaaatagaatcGACGAGAATTGAAGGGAATCAGCCTGCAACGCGACGCTGGTCGCACACGAATGTGAACCCCACCAGCACGCCTTGGCATTTTCGACCCAGAAGTATAGTAAACACGTAAGGCACCGCGGCCGAGCAAACGCCCTCTGCACCTGTGCCTTTCCCGAAAGCTTTCCCATGAgaggagaatccccccccccccctctctccaaaaAAGGGGTCACATTTCCCCAGCCCATCTTTCGCACAGAAAAGTTGGCAAGAGAGGGATGTTTGACGAGTATCAATCGGGAGGGCATTCATGAATAGGGCCAGGTAAGAGTATGAAAGGACTTGTAGTGTTGAACAGCTGTGTATACAGACGTGTAGTAGGGGTTGgttacgagaaagagagagagagagagagagagagagagagtgtgtgtgtgtgtgtgtgtgtgtgtgtgtgtgtgtgtgtgtgtgtgtgtgaagtcgaATTCATTCAGGTGGACGTAGACATATCCATAGAGGACCATGGATGAAGGCAAGGTTGGCCTTACCGTCCAAACTTTGATTACACCTGATGCCAGCACTCATGGATGAGCCTACTGGGAACAAGTCGATGGGCATTGCAGTTGTAGTTGTAAAGCCAGTTCTCAACCACTAAGAtattgttgcacacacacacacacacacacacacacacacacacacacacacacacacacacacacacacacacacacacacacacactgtaaaaggctatcatccttagtacaataaACCTGAAGAAAAAGTTTACACCCTCTGGTTATGGACTCTTTACATCTTCTCAGTAGCTTGTTGAAATTACCATAAATAAACTTAACATTGGCCACAACACCCTCCTGTTGGGTATTCCGAGCCTGACACTTCTCTCGCTGGACTAGCTAACCAGTCCACACCATGCCAGAACTTGCAATCAAAACATTACctatggtggcagcggtgggatggaACTTAGTGGACAGATTACTTAATTGGTTACTTTGGttacactttcttctctctctctctctttctctctttctctctcttctctctctctctctctttctctcttctcttctttctcttctttctcttttctctctctttccttctttctctctcttctctcttctctcttcttcttcttcctctctttctctcttccctctcttctctctcttctcttctctctctccttctctctctctctctctctctctcctctcctctctctctctctctcgtatctatctctctctctctcttcttctcctcttcttcgtcctatCGTGATCCTCCTTCGCGAGTGCAGAGCGTGTAGCAAGCGTGGGACAGACGATGACTTGTTCGCAGCAGTAATATATCCCCGGCGAGATCGATGTAGGTTTAGTGGCGTGTCTCTGCTGTAGAttcacttctctcttcctgcttcctcttttcctcttttgagGTCTGTTTTCTgctctttatccccctcctctttataCCTCGGTCTTCTCTGTCGCTCTGTCTCCCCTTTTATCTGCTATCTTTTGCAGTTTCTCTTTCGGTTTTCTCTCATCCTGCGCCACGCctgtcctccctctcccgctcaacttttcttctcttttattaatattgtctttattttcttcatcatcttagaattacatacatattgattgatagattatctatagatagaaatatagatattgtGTTTCTTTTAGTATGTATATGAAGTACGTTTCAGAATACCTGAAAGGTTATCGAAGGCTTAGGAGTTGGGCGAGCATTTGGGTGAAATTGAGCGGCCATCGGGGAGCGGGTGAGGCCTGGCCGCCGGATGGATGGGGGATTGCATTGAAGTTGACGTTTAGGGGATGAAGGTGGAAGATAGATGTTGGTCAAAAGCTAGATTTCTGCTGGAATTGATAGGTAcgatggagaggaaggatggggtagGAGGATGTCAAAAGGTTAGTCAGTGGATGGGTATAAAGGACACGAACGCGACCTCACGTTCATATTAAAGGCAACGTAGACAAACCCGGAGATGTAGAgccaaggaaagaaaagggagaaacaggaTCAACACGTAAAGCAGGGTCGGTTCGCCAGGGAAAACGAGCAGTAAAAGCAGCCTTGGGGAGGGtagtgtgggaggggggtgggtacaGGTCAGCAGGGCGCGAGAGCTGTTTCCCCGGGCGAGCGGTAGGTAGTTTTCCCCTCAGGTTTCCCCTTCGAGGCTTCCGTAATTAGATTAGGGCGCCTCCCCAAAGgagttgcttttattttattcaacATGATCCCCGGCGCGTGTCTTACCCACCtctgccgccgccgcctccgccatcATCCACAGGCCGCCTCTTCCCCTCCGACGGGGCTCGCGTCACAGTCACGCCACGAGGAGTTCATCGCCCCGACTTCGCTGCTGTTCATCACGCACATATTTATCTCATTACAATTTACCGCCGCTGTTCTTAACTTAAATACAGTGCCTTTATTTCAGCTCCGCTACTCTTTATCACACCTTACCAAGTACCCGGTGCTTTATTAGTCATCACACACCATACCGTTTCCATCAAGGGATGACATAATACCCCATTACCGTAATCACACTGCATTCCGTGTCATGCATCCTCGCGTCTCGCCTCAACCAACCACTGTCCACCGGCCTCGCCGCAAGTGAGTCCTCCTGTACAATCCCCCACATCTCGCCTTCTCTTTATCGCCGCTGCTGCTGTCACCACTGCGCCGCCAAGAGCATCCCCACTAATTGTTGCCGTTATTGCCACACTCACCGCACCCTACTTTCCGATAGTAAGCATTGCAGCGGCAGCCATAACTATTGATGTGCCGCAACCAACCCACCCATGGGCATAAAAACCAAGATGGACTGATGCGGAATTATCGAAAAATGATTTTACTGTGActgttttcgttttcctttagggggaatataatttttccccttttttccattttcttattggAGTCGGGTCTGTATATCCTCTCATGTAAATAGGAAAATGTCAGTTgatgcaatttttattttcttttgtaataatTTACTTTCTAATCGATTTTATGGCTTATGACATTCCATGAGCTTCAGTGGTCCATTGAACTGCAATTAACACACAAAGATATTAGCACTGTAAAATGTCTCCAAAAGTTTCCATgttatgcaatttatatatatatatatatatatatatatatatatatatatatatatatatatatataatgttatacataacTTTGTATAAAATGCAGGCTAACACGCTCTCAAAACTATTTATGATGAAGGCCTACCATCGCCTCTGGAAGCATGATGTCATGCTCAAAACAACTTCACACACAATTACTAGGTGAAAGTGATTGTAGTTCCATTACATTCTTTATGCCTTCCatgaaaatcactttttttttgtgcataGTCAAGCACTTGTACGTACAcaaatcacatcacacacacttgcATCACAGAGAGTTAAGTTTGGGCATTATAACCCTCAAAAGCTTATTTGTAGGGGTAGAgaattattgacatcattaacataattttgaAATGATTTATATGATTAAATTGTTCTCACAAAATAGTCACTTAGGTCCATGCCTTCCCTACAGGTACGGCTCCAGCTCTGGGATACTGCAGGCCAAGAGAGGTTCCGCAGCCTTATTCCCTCGTATATCCGAGATTCTACAGTAGCTGTTGTTGTGTATGATATAACAAGTGAGTGCATTAGTGTTACCTGttcatgtttgttttatatttgcatTGCATTTGATTATCCTGCCTTTTTGTGCAATAtgttagatatgtttttttttttcttcttctatctcataCGCAAATTAGTAACATATCCTTACTTGCATTTGTTCTTTTCCAGATGCAAATTCCTTCCACCAAACCTCTAAATGGATAGATGATGTGCGAACAGAGCGAGGAAGTGATGTAATCATCATGCTTGTAGGCAATAAGACTGATTTGTCAGATAAGAGACAGGTAAGGAAAGTAAtgaacaattctctctctctctctctctctctctctctctctctctctctctctctctctctctctctctctctctctctctctctctctctctctctctctctctctccctctccccctcccccctcccccctcccccctcccccctccccctcctcctccccccctcctcctcctcctccctatccctctccatctccatctccctccagtTTGCAGCATATGAATCAAAATTCCTCCCTTTTAAGTATACCCAAATTTGCActtgattatgaaaataaagaaaactgtaCTTTGGATTCTCCTGAATGTGGGATATATTTTAGCATTGGATTATGCAAGGTCACGTTGAGCATGGGTCTTTAAGTATGGgttgattttcattattcattgctGTATCACAATTATAGAACAAGGCAGAACAGAATTAGCAGATCTTTCAAATGCTGgttcatctttcattttctcaACTGACTGACTCCTTATATTTGCCCTTACAGGTCTCCACGGAGGAAGGCGAACGAAAAGCAAAGGAGCTTAATGTTATGTTCATCGAGACTAGTGCGAAAGCAGGATACAACGTGAAGCAGGTAAGATGGAATACattctatttgttttattgtggGATTTTAGTGCTATTAGGAATATAAGTTGTACAGGTAGAGGGAgttattttcatgtttgtgatacaAGTTATCATAGATAAGTCCTGGTTTTGATTTAGTATTTCTTGTTGTCTCGGTTACTTTTATGCATTGCTTATCTTATCTGAGTGGAATCTTGTGAAAATCACCTTTAGAGATCTAATTTCAGTTCTTGCAAGATTTTCTccctttcaaaataattatttatatttaaataaaaagagaagttaACTATAATTTCTGTCTCCAAATAGTGAATTTTTAAGTGTAATCAATACATCAGTCATATACTGGACTTGGCCCTAAATACACATCTACCCTGCAGCTGTTCCGGCGAGTCGCTGCTGCTCTGCCAGGCATGGAGCCCACCGACAACAAGAAGGTTGACAGTATCCTTTTTCTGggctcattatttatatatttaacctCAAGCATTTACATTCTATCAACTTTGTCCTTGTCCTCAGCCTTAACACCCACATGATATGGCATTTTGCATTTTCTAGCCCTACCCCAAAGTCAGCCAGTTTCACCTGTATCAAATTCCCAAGGACCTTGCCATAGCACAAAAAAAGCTTGCAAAATTTACCTTGTATTGATTGAATATGATCTGaatgatttttttctgaataataatGGGCAGAGGAAACCCTAGGTTCTGTATGCTCTTCTGCATCAAGATTTGCTAGTGATGAATAGTTTAGATGAAGCATGTTAATaggaaattattttgataatatttataatggttcTTTAACTtcaagggagattttttttttataatcttccaTACCTATTGATACATAACTTTTGATAATAGCATTAGGGAAGTCTGatctaaagaaaatatttaaaagattgaaaaaatGGCCACAtggctttatatttttttctgtttgagatcattcccatattttttttagatagtgcaatattttaaaataggagTCAATTGAACTGTATCctgttgaatgttttttttttttttttaacaacaaagCAAAGCAGTTAATGAGTTCCAAGACTAGTAAGCAAAgaagatatgaatgaaaaatagtaatgaatgatGAATTCTCTGAATGTATCGTCATGTAGCGGTTGCAGAAGAGAATTAGATTTTTATTAAGATACATCCAGTATCAAGTGTGTT
Proteins encoded in this window:
- the LOC119578760 gene encoding ras-related protein Rab6-like isoform X2 is translated as MSMSGEFGNPLRKFKLVFLGEQSVGKTSLITRFMYDSFDNTYQATIGIDFLSKTMYLEDRTVRLQLWDTAGQERFRSLIPSYIRDSTVAVVVYDITNANSFHQTSKWIDDVRTERGSDVIIMLVGNKTDLSDKRQVSTEEGERKAKELNVMFIETSAKAGYNVKQLFRRVAAALPGMEPTDNKKVDIDLRPQPPPQEQQQDQEGSGCIC
- the LOC119578760 gene encoding ras-related protein Rab6-like isoform X1 codes for the protein MSMSGEFGNPLRKFKLVFLGEQSVGKTSLITRFMYDSFDNTYQATIGIDFLSKTMYLEDRTVRLQLWDTAGQERFRSLIPSYIRDSTVAVVVYDITNANSFHQTSKWIDDVRTERGSDVIIMLVGNKTDLSDKRQVSTEEGERKAKELNVMFIETSAKAGYNVKQLFRRVAAALPGMEPTDNKKVDTVDLRPQPPPQEQQQDQEGSGCIC